The genomic segment TTGCCACAAAGAAATAAGCCATTTTTGAAGGCCTTGTactaataaagtgtccagtgagAGGATATATGCCTTTTTTTCCCAAGGGACACTAGCACACCTACCACCCCCCAAACAAAAGCTTGCCTGTTTggcattttcagttttattcagaGCCAACAGGAAACATGGTGAAAGAAAGTGTGGGAATGACAGTGAATGTCCAGTCAGCTGGGAATCAAATCCAGTGCCCACTGCTGATGGCATTTACCCGTCTGTGTCCTACCCACTCAGCTGTCAGGTCATCTGTCATTTTAGGTTTAACCTAGAAATTAgtttaattggaaaaaaaacaaaacaaaccctaACAGCAATAAGAAAATCTGCACAGTTACAAGTGTTTCTCCTTGCTTTTAGATGTGACAGTGagttgtgttgttggtgcagGTGTTGCAGGTTTTTTTGCTATTCAGAAGGCCCTACAGAGGAAGCTTCCTTATCCCCTTCAGTGGAACCTTCTCATTTCAATAGGTCAGGAGTAAATTATTTGAATTGCactattaaaaatacataaagaaattTATTTAGCTCTCAAATGTAGATCTTACATCAGTGCTGCCACTGAAACCTCTGTCTCTCCCCTGTGTGGTCTCAGTGGCATCATCAGTGGGCAGTTACGCAGTGACTCGTTGGGAAACACAGAAATGCTCAGACCTCTGGTTGCTCCTAGAAACAGGCAAAGTCCCAGACAGGTCGCCACCTTCAGGTGAGCACAGTACAGAAATGTATGAAATGTGAATTTAATGTTGTATTAACTTGGATATAAGATTTTATGTTAACTTGGATATGCGATTGAAGAGTCAATCTATTGAGGTATATAGATTGAGGTATATAGATTTATGGTCAGAAAAGTTATCAGTGCGAATCACTTATGATTCACCAAGTGAAGACCGTATACTTCATCTCTACCTTTCTTTTTACTATCTTTCAGTACCCCAACAAGAGGAACCAACAGCACCACAGAAGACAAAATATGGCGACGTGATGGAATGAAAAAGTTTCAAACAAATTTTGTTATCTACAATATAAAGATTATAAATATGTAAAGAGAAACAACTCAGGGGTGCTCTGCACATTTCGCATGGCCCACATGATTGTGTATTATATTTATTCTGCTTGTGGAGATCTTAAATTTCATAACAGTCTGAATgtgtggattaaaaaaaaaaccttgggTTTTCCTGACTCAGAGGTCAGGAATTAGTTGTGGGATTTTAGTAGGAATTAGATGTAAAGCTTGTGATCcggtgttgttgttattaataTTTGGATGTGTTGGGTTGTCGTGCAACAGAATTAACAGTGCACTTCCAAAACCAGCTTCTACTTGTTACTGTAAAGCTAATGGTGTAGAGCTGCTTATTGGAGTCTCTGGTAGGAAAAACCAGTAAATGACAAGCAAGTTACTAAccttttatttaaacatgtgcCTGAACTACGCAGAGTAAATCATGTGGGGACAGTTCTTCCTTTTAAATCCTTGCCCTCTTATAGTAGCAGCATATTAATCCTGACAATGTTTAGCTTTCAGCCCCTGGACGTCTAATGGTTCAGGTGTGCTGTAATAGAGTCTTCAGGTTACCTTTTTTGTCTGCATTAGGACAGACTGAGAAGAATTCAGTGTTTTTCCTGTAAAAGCTTTTGCTTGAACTCCATTCTGCTAATAACCTTGTAATATTTTCTTCAATAATATGTAAAATAACAAAGTattctgtttttcattatttaaacTATACGGCTACTATTTAAAATATACAGTACCAGAACCGAAACATGTATTTCATACATTGCATTCATTCCACACATCCACGCATCAGAGTGAGGAAGAAAGGAGATTtaagtcattttaaatgtggcatggttgttggtgccagaagcgtctgaatatttcagaaactgctgggATTTCCCCACTCAGCCATATctaaggtttacagagaatggtctgaaaatgagaaaatgccttgttgatagtagaggtcagaggagaatgaccagAGTACTTCAAGCTATTGTAGATggacaacagcagcagaagactgcTGTTGGCTATTAGGCTATGTTCATGCAAAAAGAAGACTTGCATTGTCATGCCAGatgcaaaacaaaatcaaatgtaaatatgaaTAGACTCACTTTATCGAGCTATTTATATAACAACCAACTAAATACTGTAAATCCTGCATTGCTGAGATTTAACTGCATTATTTTAAGATTACAAGGATACCGCGAAACTGGGGACCATAAATATTCACAAAGTTATCAACAGAAAGACAGATTtgatcaactttaatttaatctttGTTAAATTCTGAACTGAAGAATTTTTTTCTGGCTCAAATCTACAGTCTGTGAAGAAGGACAGCAAAAGATACAAAATAATACATAATCTTTGATAATTTTTCAATCTTTCGAAGAATTCTATCAATATGGGATTGTTTAGTGGACACAAACATGAGCAGGAAAGAAAACATGTCTGACTATTCTGTTTTTTCCAGACTTATTTGCACAATAAGGCATTAGTAGCATAAATTCTGAACCATGCAGTGCAACCCATTGAAACAATAGAGTCTTTCAAGCATACTTTTAATACCTTAAGTGAATGAACAATCCAAAGTTTAAGCCTTCGAAATATAGAGAATTATTCTGAGAGCTGGAAACACAAACTCAAACCAGAGATGTGGAAAGCACGTTTGAGAGAGACAGCGGATATGGGAGCTTCTCATAGtaaatgaaaatctgaataatgaaacattttggcTTCAGTATAATattccttttatttttcctACTGCTCAGCTTGAGTCAACCCCCACTCTTTTAATTCCTCTCGCTCTCTTCCTCCCACAATAATTCGGATTTGATTTAACACCTCCAGCATTTGAAGGTTTTGAAGTCTCTTTGTGTGtctccaaaaaaaaaatcatgcatcATGTACTGAATAAGCTCTCAAATCCTTTGTCACATGCACACCGATACTGCTGAAGGGGAAGACTTTGAGAATCAGAGCAAACAGGAGATAATGAGAGGAGAGAGAGTGTTACATGAGAGGACTGGCTGGCCAGTGAAGCAGAGGATCAGTACATGaccacaaccccccccccaaaaaaaaccaacaacccTCAAACAGCATTATGGACTGGCCTTTCGGGCACCCTTAGCAACAACTGGCATGATTAACAACGCCCAGTGTGTGTTGGTtcgagtgtgtctgtgtgtttggctGGCACGTGCATGACAACATGAGAGGAAGAGATGAGGGGGGCAGGAGTGAGCGCTCAGTTGTCTGACCCTGTGAGCGATTGCACTGAGCTGTAGCTGGACAGTGCATCCGCCTCTCCTATTTCTTTCACTCTCTTTCAATGGTTACATAAAAATTGAGCCAGGGATGCAAAAAAGTCCTAAAAAAGATTTTGGCCCCACAGCGGAAAAATCAAAACCTCTTTAATTATTTGGCTCTTCTCTGTGGCCTGCAGTGGTGATCAATCCACAGAAATTGATGTGTTAAGAAAAAGAACTGGTGTGTGATTGACTTGCACTGGAGGGGCAGGGGGTGGTATTGATTATGTGTCCTGACTGTGCATTTGGTACACAAGGCAAGGAAACCGTGCGATTTAAAATCTGGCCCAACAGGAACAATAACTGTAAAGTAAGCATTAGGTGGTAATTACAACAAATCCTTTCGAACACGGCATGTTTCAGGTAAATCACCGGTTCGCCCTGTGTAGATGACAATGGTAAGGAAATTTCAAGCCTGGGCAGGTCAGAGATAAACATACATCTGTGCACACAGTCTTTCCATGTGACTCACAGCTAAAGTAGGAGGAAAAGTGTCAGAAAAGGTGATGTGTTTCGACTTTGTGTAAACATTGGATATAAAGACTGAGTCAACTCGCTGAAAGAAAACCTTGTCATAATGCATGTTACATAATATTCAAGCTGATGTATGATGAAGTAAGTCGTAAAGATGCATAGCACACCCTGTCACCTTATTTAAAGGTCAGCCTTTAAATCAGGTTACTATCAATTCCTATTTACATGCTGACAGAATCTGCCCTGTTAAAGGTGTATAATGATAACCTTTTATCTGATGAGAATGCTTCCTGTGCCATTTTAGTGTCGATGGACCTCAATCAACCATGACattcttttaaaatatttggaCCTTGAGGTCAGTCTACAGGCTCACGTTCTACGTGGGTTTTCCTTGTATCTGTAAAATATAGACCTTTTCTGTTTATGTGGGAAACCCTTATCCCCAGCTTCCGTTAACTGTGGTATCCCTCAAGGATCTGCTTTAGGTCCTCTTTTTTTCGTCATATATGTTACccctttggcttcatttttcagaaacacAAAATTGACAATCACTGTTATGATGATGACACACACTTTTATCTATCTGCCACACCCAAACAGTGACCGCTCCATCAAGAACATATTTACTGTTTGGGTGATTTGAAATCCTgaatggcaaaaaaaataaaaaatccttcAGCTAATGAACCAAAAAGCTGAAGTTTTTCTATTcagccctcactgacacacattgTTGTTTATCCAGATATGGACAAACTGTagttaaaatgttgttttttaatggaGATTTCCTTGACTTTT from the Oreochromis niloticus isolate F11D_XX linkage group LG7, O_niloticus_UMD_NMBU, whole genome shotgun sequence genome contains:
- the tmem141 gene encoding transmembrane protein 141 codes for the protein MVNLGLTKVDDALVAKHPGLESYAACQSHAFMKGSGTFVLGVAGFFAIQKALQRKLPYPLQWNLLISIVASSVGSYAVTRWETQKCSDLWLLLETGKVPDRSPPSVPQQEEPTAPQKTKYGDVME